From Streptomyces zhihengii, the proteins below share one genomic window:
- a CDS encoding SAM-dependent methyltransferase, with the protein MADAALRLTTLAGELLGSPFPVRIRAWDGSESGPPGGPVLVVRHRRALRRLLWRPGELGLARAWVAGEIDVDGDLYTALDRLAGILWERGPAGPGTPLRPLRDPRLRAAARGLLSLGGPLPPPPPPAEESRRRPGSRHTRGRDRRAISHHYDVGNDFYGLVLGPSMVYSCAYFDEAGGTLEDAQRDKLDLVCRKLALKEGDRLLDVGCGWGSMAVHAAREYGARVTGITLSREQAAWARKRVADEGLTDRVEIRVQDYRDVSDGPYDAISSIGMAEHVGQVRYREYADLLLSLLVPGGRLLNHQIARRPEPDESAYELDAFIDRYVFPDGELSPLGRTVAALEDAGFEVRDVEAIREHYARTLRAWVGNLEAAWPGAVRLVSPGRARVWRLYMAASAVAFERNHIGVNQILAVRTAASGASGMRARTRDWR; encoded by the coding sequence ATGGCCGATGCCGCGCTGCGGCTGACCACTCTTGCCGGGGAGCTGCTGGGGTCCCCGTTCCCGGTCCGGATCCGGGCCTGGGACGGCAGCGAGTCCGGGCCGCCGGGCGGTCCCGTCCTCGTCGTGCGCCACCGGCGGGCGCTGCGCAGGCTGCTGTGGCGGCCCGGCGAGCTGGGCCTCGCCCGGGCCTGGGTCGCCGGGGAGATCGACGTGGACGGCGACCTGTACACGGCGCTCGACCGCCTCGCCGGCATCCTGTGGGAACGCGGCCCGGCCGGCCCCGGCACGCCGCTCCGCCCGCTGCGCGACCCGCGCCTGCGGGCCGCGGCCCGGGGCCTGCTCTCGCTGGGCGGCCCGCTGCCGCCGCCCCCGCCGCCCGCCGAGGAGTCGCGCCGCCGCCCCGGCTCCCGGCACACCAGGGGCCGCGACAGACGGGCCATCAGCCACCACTACGACGTGGGCAACGACTTCTACGGGCTGGTGCTCGGTCCGTCCATGGTCTACTCGTGCGCCTACTTCGACGAGGCCGGCGGCACCCTGGAGGACGCCCAGCGGGACAAGCTCGACCTGGTGTGCCGCAAGCTCGCCCTGAAGGAGGGCGACCGGCTGCTGGACGTCGGCTGCGGCTGGGGCTCCATGGCCGTGCACGCGGCCCGCGAGTACGGCGCCCGGGTCACCGGGATCACCCTCTCCCGCGAACAGGCCGCCTGGGCCCGCAAGCGGGTCGCCGACGAGGGCCTGACGGACCGGGTCGAGATCCGCGTCCAGGACTACCGGGACGTGTCCGACGGCCCGTACGACGCGATCTCCTCGATCGGCATGGCGGAGCACGTCGGCCAGGTGCGCTACCGCGAGTACGCGGACCTGCTGCTGTCGCTGCTGGTGCCGGGCGGCCGGCTGCTCAACCACCAGATCGCCCGCCGTCCCGAGCCGGACGAATCGGCGTACGAGCTGGACGCGTTCATCGACCGCTACGTCTTCCCCGACGGGGAGCTCTCGCCGCTCGGCCGCACGGTCGCCGCGCTGGAGGACGCCGGCTTCGAGGTCCGGGACGTGGAGGCGATCCGCGAGCACTACGCGCGCACCCTGCGCGCCTGGGTGGGCAACCTGGAGGCCGCCTGGCCCGGTGCCGTGCGGCTGGTCTCGCCCGGCCGGGCGCGGGTGTGGCGGCTCTACATGGCGGCGTCGGCCGTCGCCTTCGAGCGCAACCACATCGGGGTCAACCAGATCCTCGCCGTCCGCACCGCCGCCTCGGGGGCCTCCGGGATGCGGGCGCGGACCCGCGACTGGAGGTAG
- a CDS encoding NAD(P)/FAD-dependent oxidoreductase, giving the protein MSTTERPRILVVGGGYVGLYAARRILKKMRYGEATVTVVDPRSYMTYQPFLPEAAAGSISPRHVVVPLRRVLPKAEVLTGRVTTIDQDRKVATVAPLVGEAYELPFDYLVIALGAISRTFPIPGLAEQGIGMKGIEEAIGLRNHVLEQLDKADSTTDEEVRRKALTFVFVGGGFAGAETIGEVEDLARDAAKYYTNVKREDMRFVLVDAADKILPEVGPKLGKYGKEHLEGRGVEVYLSTSMDSCVDGHVVLKNGLEVDSNTIVWTAGVKPNPALARYGIPLGPRGHVDCNEKLQVNGTDYIWAAGDNAQVPDMALRKAGVENAWCPPNAQHALRQSKVLGDNVISGMRGFPQKTYEHANKGAVAGLGLHKGVAMIVVGKMKIKLKGRLAWYMHRAYHGMAMPTWNRKIRVFADWTLAMFLKREVVSLGAMETPREEFYEAAKPTPPPAAAVKPEAEKAKAS; this is encoded by the coding sequence ATGAGCACCACGGAGCGTCCCAGGATCCTCGTTGTAGGCGGTGGGTACGTAGGCCTGTACGCGGCACGTCGCATCCTGAAGAAGATGCGCTACGGCGAAGCGACCGTCACGGTCGTCGACCCGCGCTCGTACATGACGTACCAGCCCTTCCTCCCCGAAGCTGCCGCCGGCAGCATCTCGCCTCGGCATGTCGTCGTCCCGCTGCGGCGCGTGCTGCCCAAGGCTGAGGTGCTCACCGGCCGGGTCACGACCATCGACCAGGACCGCAAGGTCGCCACCGTCGCGCCGCTGGTCGGCGAGGCGTACGAGCTGCCCTTCGACTACCTGGTGATCGCGCTCGGCGCCATCTCCCGCACCTTCCCGATCCCCGGCCTCGCCGAGCAGGGCATCGGCATGAAGGGCATCGAGGAGGCCATCGGGCTGCGCAACCACGTGCTGGAGCAGCTCGACAAGGCCGACTCGACGACCGACGAGGAAGTCCGCCGCAAGGCGCTCACCTTCGTCTTCGTGGGCGGCGGCTTCGCCGGTGCCGAGACCATCGGCGAGGTGGAGGACCTGGCCCGCGACGCGGCCAAGTACTACACCAACGTCAAGCGCGAGGACATGCGCTTCGTCCTCGTCGACGCCGCCGACAAGATCCTCCCCGAGGTCGGTCCGAAGCTCGGCAAGTACGGCAAGGAGCACCTGGAGGGCCGTGGGGTCGAGGTCTACCTCTCCACCTCCATGGACTCCTGCGTCGACGGCCACGTGGTGCTGAAGAACGGCCTGGAGGTCGACTCCAACACCATCGTGTGGACCGCCGGTGTGAAGCCGAACCCGGCGCTGGCGCGCTACGGCATCCCGCTCGGCCCCCGCGGCCACGTGGACTGCAACGAGAAGCTCCAGGTCAACGGCACGGACTACATCTGGGCCGCCGGCGACAACGCCCAGGTGCCGGACATGGCCCTGCGCAAGGCCGGTGTCGAGAACGCCTGGTGCCCGCCGAACGCCCAGCACGCGCTGCGTCAGTCGAAGGTCCTCGGCGACAACGTGATCTCCGGGATGCGCGGCTTCCCGCAGAAGACCTACGAGCACGCCAACAAGGGCGCGGTCGCCGGTCTCGGCCTGCACAAGGGCGTCGCGATGATCGTCGTCGGCAAGATGAAGATCAAGCTCAAGGGCCGTCTCGCCTGGTACATGCACCGCGCGTACCACGGCATGGCCATGCCGACCTGGAACCGCAAGATCCGTGTCTTCGCGGACTGGACGCTGGCGATGTTCCTCAAGCGCGAGGTCGTCTCCCTCGGTGCGATGGAGACGCCGCGCGAGGAGTTCTACGAGGCCGCCAAGCCGACCCCGCCGCCGGCCGCGGCGGTGAAGCCGGAGGCCGAGAAGGCCAAGGCGTCCTAG
- a CDS encoding helix-turn-helix domain-containing protein — protein sequence MPDSDPHDPGPHDALGGVPEEVRAWLVAHRLAAGDGRRVATPERALHELVDEQRRRLDALHQGFDAFDDVLRLLPDLRRTGRETLEAEFYDDRVRLRQRMEDLDALCRDELLAMRATFPAPEVLEAGLADDLRSLERGVAMLLLVSARAARSTGAARYLAALLDHGAQIRVATTVPLHLNVVDRAVTVMALGPAPLRGERAEDVILHSARLADCFARVFDHHWSTARPYEDGAASEEWSPREREVLALLAAGAKDEAIARRLGCSERTLRRLLATLVARLGADSRFAAGVRAAQLGLVD from the coding sequence ATGCCGGACAGCGACCCCCACGACCCCGGCCCCCACGACGCGCTCGGGGGCGTGCCCGAGGAGGTGCGGGCCTGGCTCGTCGCGCACCGGCTCGCCGCCGGTGACGGGCGCCGTGTCGCGACGCCCGAGCGCGCCCTGCACGAACTGGTCGACGAGCAGCGCCGCCGGCTCGACGCCCTCCACCAGGGGTTCGACGCCTTCGACGACGTCCTGCGCCTGCTGCCCGACCTGCGCCGCACCGGGCGCGAGACGCTGGAGGCCGAGTTCTACGACGACCGGGTCCGGCTGCGGCAGCGGATGGAGGACCTGGACGCGCTGTGCCGCGACGAACTCCTCGCCATGCGGGCGACGTTCCCCGCCCCCGAGGTGCTGGAGGCGGGCCTCGCGGACGATCTGCGGTCGCTGGAGCGGGGCGTCGCCATGCTGCTGCTGGTCTCCGCGCGCGCCGCCCGGAGCACGGGCGCGGCCCGCTACCTGGCGGCGCTGCTCGACCACGGCGCGCAGATACGCGTCGCCACGACCGTGCCGCTCCACCTGAACGTCGTCGACCGCGCGGTGACCGTGATGGCCCTCGGGCCCGCGCCGCTGCGCGGGGAGCGGGCGGAGGACGTGATCCTGCACAGCGCCCGGCTCGCGGACTGCTTCGCCCGCGTCTTCGACCACCACTGGAGCACCGCCCGCCCCTACGAGGACGGCGCGGCCTCCGAGGAGTGGTCGCCGCGGGAGCGGGAGGTGCTGGCGCTGCTCGCGGCGGGCGCCAAGGACGAGGCGATCGCGCGGCGCCTCGGCTGCTCGGAGCGCACCCTCCGCCGCCTCCTCGCCACCCTCGTCGCCCGCCTCGGCGCGGACAGCCGCTTCGCGGCGGGGGTGCGCGCGGCGCAACTGGGCCTGGTGGACTGA
- a CDS encoding S8 family peptidase produces MRRTHIGALAVALPLALALTPAVAAAESPAPLVGVAQAPAAQEIAGRYIVTLKADADPAGLLKARSLKARHVYEDVINGFAADLTPAQLTRLRGDARVASIEEDQRIVSTATQYNAPWGLDRIDQRSGRDGSYTYTRNGSGVTAYIIDTGIDTAHADFGGRARNVFDAFGGNGADCNGHGTHVAGTVGGTTYGVAKGVQLRGVRVLDCQGSGSYSGIIAGFDWVRQNAVKPAVANASLGGGYSSAMNNAATALANSGVHLAVAAGNDNQPACNYSPASAAGTITAAASDSSDRKASFSNYGGCADIYAPGVSITSARAGGGSTSMSGTSMASPHVSGVAALYKATYGDASSATVNTWLINNATANVIGGNVSGTPNRLLFKSTL; encoded by the coding sequence ATGCGCAGAACCCACATCGGCGCCCTCGCCGTCGCCCTGCCCCTGGCCCTGGCCCTGACCCCCGCGGTCGCCGCCGCCGAGTCCCCCGCCCCGCTCGTCGGTGTCGCCCAGGCCCCCGCCGCGCAGGAGATCGCGGGCCGCTACATCGTCACCCTCAAGGCGGACGCCGACCCGGCGGGCCTGCTCAAGGCCCGTTCGCTGAAGGCCCGTCACGTGTACGAGGACGTCATCAACGGCTTCGCCGCCGATCTGACGCCCGCTCAGCTCACCAGGCTGCGCGGCGACGCGCGGGTGGCCTCCATCGAGGAGGACCAGCGGATCGTCTCCACCGCCACGCAGTACAACGCCCCCTGGGGCCTGGACCGCATAGACCAGCGCAGCGGGCGGGACGGTTCGTACACCTACACCCGCAACGGCTCCGGGGTGACCGCCTACATCATCGACACCGGCATCGACACCGCGCACGCGGACTTCGGCGGCCGGGCGCGGAACGTGTTCGACGCCTTCGGCGGCAACGGCGCGGACTGCAACGGGCACGGCACCCATGTCGCGGGGACCGTCGGCGGGACCACCTACGGCGTGGCCAAGGGCGTGCAGCTCCGCGGCGTGCGGGTGCTGGACTGCCAGGGCTCCGGTTCCTACTCCGGCATCATCGCGGGCTTCGACTGGGTGCGGCAGAACGCGGTGAAGCCCGCGGTCGCCAACGCCTCGCTCGGCGGCGGCTACTCCTCGGCGATGAACAACGCCGCCACCGCGCTGGCCAACTCCGGTGTGCACCTGGCCGTGGCCGCGGGCAACGACAACCAGCCCGCCTGCAACTACTCGCCGGCCAGCGCGGCGGGAACCATCACGGCCGCCGCGTCGGACTCCTCGGACCGCAAGGCGAGCTTCAGCAACTACGGCGGCTGCGCCGACATCTACGCGCCCGGCGTGAGCATCACCTCGGCCCGCGCGGGCGGCGGCTCCACCTCGATGAGCGGCACCTCGATGGCGTCGCCGCACGTCTCCGGGGTGGCCGCGCTCTACAAGGCGACGTACGGCGACGCGTCCAGCGCCACCGTCAACACCTGGCTGATCAACAACGCGACCGCCAACGTGATCGGCGGCAACGTGAGCGGGACGCCGAACCGCCTGCTGTTCAAGTCCACCCTCTGA
- a CDS encoding VOC family protein produces the protein MITTDFVPGQPCWIDLGAPDVDAAARFYGGVFGWQAQSMGDGGGDYQMFQLDGKTVAAVGKLTEQGARSAWMVYYDTRDIEATVKAVEEAGGTVRMPPSEVSEEGRFAQLTDPQGAQFAVWQAGAYPGIGATDGPGSLGWVELMTTDSAAAQRFYGSVFGWTGQDTELPGGGGTYTMVTPAGQPPERMFGGVMAMPEMFASGEVKPYWHPVFGTSDCDATVARVREGGGGVSMGPEDAEGVGRLAVCTDPAGAEFVVLTPAPPAPGAPGA, from the coding sequence ATGATCACCACGGACTTCGTGCCCGGTCAGCCCTGCTGGATCGACCTGGGCGCCCCCGACGTCGACGCGGCGGCCCGCTTCTACGGCGGAGTGTTCGGCTGGCAGGCCCAGTCGATGGGCGACGGCGGCGGCGACTACCAGATGTTCCAGCTCGACGGGAAGACGGTGGCCGCGGTCGGGAAGCTGACCGAACAGGGCGCGCGCTCCGCCTGGATGGTCTACTACGACACCCGTGACATCGAGGCCACCGTCAAGGCCGTCGAGGAGGCGGGCGGCACCGTGCGGATGCCGCCGTCCGAGGTGTCCGAGGAGGGCAGGTTCGCCCAGCTCACCGACCCGCAGGGCGCGCAGTTCGCGGTCTGGCAGGCGGGCGCCTATCCCGGCATCGGGGCCACCGACGGCCCGGGCAGCCTGGGCTGGGTCGAGCTGATGACGACCGACTCGGCCGCCGCGCAGCGCTTCTACGGCAGTGTCTTCGGCTGGACCGGCCAGGACACCGAACTCCCCGGGGGCGGCGGCACGTACACGATGGTGACGCCCGCGGGGCAGCCGCCGGAGCGGATGTTCGGCGGTGTGATGGCCATGCCGGAGATGTTCGCGTCGGGCGAGGTGAAGCCCTACTGGCACCCCGTCTTCGGCACCTCCGACTGCGACGCCACGGTCGCCCGGGTGCGCGAGGGCGGCGGCGGGGTGTCCATGGGCCCGGAGGACGCGGAGGGCGTCGGCCGGCTGGCGGTCTGCACCGACCCGGCCGGGGCGGAGTTCGTCGTGCTGACCCCCGCCCCGCCGGCTCCGGGCGCGCCGGGCGCCTGA
- a CDS encoding Ppx/GppA phosphatase family protein produces MTRVAAIDCGTNSIRLLVADVDPRTGSLTDLDRRMTIVRLGQGVDRTGRLAPEALERTFAACRDYARVIKELGAETVRFVATSASRDAENRDAFVSGVLGILGVEPEVITGDQEAEFSFTGATRSLAGRSDLATPYLVVDIGGGSTEFVVGDEHARAARSVDIGCVRLTERHAPDSPATPAQIAAIGADIEAALDLAAETVPIGDAGTLVGLAGSVTTVAGIALGLDAYDSERIHHAVVSYEQVEEITTMLLGSTHDERAAIGVMHPGRVDVIQAGALVLLTIMRRTGAREVVVSEHDILDGIAYKAAEGWF; encoded by the coding sequence GTGACCCGTGTCGCCGCCATCGACTGCGGCACCAACTCCATCCGCCTGCTCGTCGCCGACGTGGACCCCCGGACCGGGAGCCTCACCGACCTCGACCGCCGGATGACCATCGTCCGGCTCGGCCAGGGCGTCGACCGCACCGGCCGCCTCGCCCCCGAGGCGCTGGAGCGCACCTTCGCCGCCTGCCGCGACTACGCGCGGGTGATCAAGGAGCTGGGCGCCGAGACGGTGCGCTTCGTGGCAACCTCCGCCTCCCGCGACGCGGAGAACCGCGACGCGTTCGTGAGCGGGGTCCTCGGCATCCTCGGCGTGGAGCCGGAGGTCATCACCGGAGACCAGGAGGCCGAGTTCTCCTTCACCGGCGCCACCCGCTCGCTCGCGGGCCGCTCCGACCTGGCCACCCCGTACCTGGTCGTCGACATCGGCGGCGGCTCGACCGAGTTCGTCGTCGGCGACGAGCACGCGCGGGCCGCCCGCTCCGTCGACATCGGCTGTGTGCGGCTCACCGAGCGCCACGCGCCCGACAGCCCCGCCACGCCCGCGCAGATCGCCGCCATCGGCGCCGACATCGAGGCGGCGCTCGACCTGGCGGCCGAGACCGTCCCGATCGGCGACGCGGGCACCCTCGTCGGCCTGGCGGGCTCCGTCACCACCGTCGCCGGGATCGCGCTCGGCCTCGACGCCTACGACTCGGAGCGCATCCACCACGCGGTGGTCTCCTACGAGCAGGTCGAGGAGATCACCACGATGCTGCTGGGTTCGACCCACGACGAGCGCGCGGCGATCGGCGTGATGCACCCCGGCCGGGTGGACGTCATCCAGGCCGGGGCGCTCGTCCTGCTCACGATCATGCGGCGGACCGGCGCCCGCGAGGTCGTCGTCAGCGAGCACGACATCCTGGACGGCATCGCCTACAAGGCCGCCGAGGGCTGGTTCTGA